The following proteins come from a genomic window of Alicyclobacillus dauci:
- a CDS encoding IS110 family RNA-guided transposase codes for MKLFVGIDVSSEDLKVCAMNIVGDTLDSFTVTNNHDGASRLRDKLLSLADKEKSKEIHVGLESTSVYSWHPAMFLHEDNSLQKRGTKVFTINPKLISKFREAYPDLDKTDYIDAWIIADRLRFGRLPMTVVLQEQYIALQRLTRMRFHLVHNLTREKQYFLQHLFFKCSAFTSEVESDVFGHAITELLLEQYSLDEIGSMELADLADYLKEKGKNRFPNPEKVAKCIQKAARSSYRLSKCVEDTIDILLATSIESIRTIKQQIKQIDQAIARLLDGIPNTLETIPGIGRVYCAGILAEIGDIHRFKDQAAVAKYAGLTWRKHQSGKFEAEDTKRIKSGNRFLRYYLVEAANSVKRHDPEFQNYYQKKFAEVPKHQHKRALVLTARKLVRLVDVLLRNDQIYTPRRKVNTEKQ; via the coding sequence TTGAAATTATTCGTCGGTATTGACGTTAGCTCTGAAGACTTAAAAGTCTGCGCCATGAACATCGTTGGTGACACACTGGATTCCTTCACAGTCACGAATAACCACGATGGGGCTTCCCGTTTGCGGGACAAGCTTCTGTCCCTAGCAGATAAGGAAAAATCCAAGGAAATCCACGTCGGACTTGAATCCACATCCGTGTACAGTTGGCATCCCGCCATGTTTTTGCACGAAGATAACTCGTTACAAAAACGCGGCACCAAAGTGTTTACCATCAATCCCAAGCTCATTAGTAAGTTCAGGGAGGCTTACCCCGACCTGGACAAGACCGATTATATTGATGCCTGGATTATCGCTGACCGGCTGCGTTTCGGACGACTGCCGATGACCGTGGTACTGCAAGAACAATACATTGCTTTACAGCGCCTTACTCGCATGAGATTTCATCTCGTGCATAATCTGACGCGTGAAAAGCAGTACTTTTTGCAACACCTGTTCTTCAAATGCAGCGCTTTTACCAGCGAGGTGGAAAGCGATGTCTTCGGTCATGCCATCACCGAGTTGTTGCTGGAGCAGTATAGTCTTGATGAAATCGGATCCATGGAACTGGCGGATCTTGCAGATTACCTAAAAGAGAAAGGCAAGAATCGTTTCCCTAATCCGGAGAAGGTCGCCAAGTGCATTCAGAAGGCCGCCCGTTCCTCATACCGCCTCTCCAAATGTGTAGAGGATACGATTGACATCCTGCTTGCTACTTCCATCGAGTCTATACGAACTATCAAGCAACAGATCAAACAGATTGACCAAGCTATCGCGCGACTGCTGGACGGCATCCCGAACACGCTGGAGACCATTCCCGGCATTGGACGCGTTTACTGCGCCGGCATTCTTGCCGAGATCGGCGACATTCACCGGTTTAAAGACCAAGCCGCCGTTGCAAAGTATGCGGGTCTCACGTGGCGTAAACACCAATCCGGTAAATTTGAAGCCGAAGATACTAAGCGAATCAAATCTGGTAACCGGTTCCTCCGCTATTACCTTGTTGAAGCCGCCAACTCGGTAAAACGACATGATCCAGAATTTCAGAATTACTACCAGAAGAAATTCGCTGAGGTGCCAAAGCACCAACATAAAAGAGCCCTCGTCTTAACCGCAAGAAAACTTGTACGTCTGGTCGATGTGCTGCTACGCAACGACCAAATCTACACGCCTAGAAGGAAGGTGAATACGGAGAAGCAATAA